The Candidatus Eisenbacteria bacterium genome includes a window with the following:
- a CDS encoding fumarate hydratase C-terminal domain-containing protein, translated as MIKLDIPISEEKIRSLKAGDTVLLSGIVVTARDAGHKLMVEERPEFLNDLLKGGVIYHCGPVVRKDGDRWTFVAAGPTTSIREEPYQAKVIESYGVRGVIGKGGMGAKTLEACRKFGACYLHAVGGCGTAIAQSVKEVTAVHKLEEFGTPEAFWVIRVEDFPVIVTMDTHGTSIHDKVEEESKRVAAELMK; from the coding sequence ATGATTAAGCTCGACATTCCGATCTCCGAAGAGAAGATCCGCTCGCTGAAGGCGGGCGACACGGTGCTCCTCTCCGGCATCGTCGTCACCGCCCGGGACGCCGGCCACAAGCTGATGGTGGAGGAGAGGCCGGAGTTCCTGAACGACCTCCTGAAGGGGGGCGTGATCTACCACTGCGGCCCGGTGGTCCGAAAGGACGGAGACCGTTGGACCTTCGTCGCCGCCGGCCCGACCACCAGCATTCGCGAGGAGCCGTACCAGGCGAAAGTGATCGAGAGCTACGGCGTCCGCGGCGTCATCGGCAAGGGAGGGATGGGGGCGAAAACCCTCGAAGCGTGCCGGAAGTTCGGCGCCTGCTACCTCCACGCCGTCGGCGGCTGCGGCACGGCGATCGCGCAATCGGTCAAGGAAGTGACGGCGGTCCACAAGCTGGAGGAGTTCGGCACGCCGGAGGCGTTCTGGGTGATCCGCGTCGAGGACTTCCCGGTGATCGTCACCATGGACACCCACGGGACGAGCATCCACGACAAGGTGGAGGAGGAATCCAAGCGGGTCGCCGCGGAATTGATGAAGTAA